A window of Bacillus sp. DX3.1 genomic DNA:
TCTTAAACTTTTTCAACCTCAATTCCTCACTTCTTTGGCTACTTAGAACAGGATGAAATATTGTTCTATCACTATTACAGCATAATTTTTCATAAATGGAAACATGCTTATTCAAGGAAACTAATGTTACCATTTTCTCTGTTTGAAAGAATGCAATTGTATTTTACTCATTACTTATCCTGCTACAATCTAAACAGGGATTCCTTCACTTATTATGATCTATATAAATCCATTTTGATTTTTCGACATATAGCCGCGGCTATGGATAACAAGAGGTGACCTGCACTCGTTTTCTCTCTTTGTTTTCACTTGGCATGGAGCAGGAAAAAGATCTGATCGCTTCTATGCATGGCCGGATGCTCTCTCTCACCTAAAAAGAAGGGGTTTATGTCGGTTTTTTAATTTGTATTTATATATACTTTGTTTTAACAAACTTTTGAAAGTATATTAAAAAGTAATTTTCTTGGTCTTTCCCTCTTAAAACTCTTCTTACCTAGCTTATAAAGAAATTCTGTATTTTGGTGTGCTATTGCATCTAGATAATCTTTTTCAAAATATATTTGACATCTTTTATTTGATAAAGATTCTCTAATAGAATTATTTGTAACAAATTCGTTTATTTTATTCTTTATTTCTGATTTATCTAATCCACTATAAAACAAGTTAGTTAAGCATGTTTTAAATGTATTAAGAAGCATAACACTGATTCCGTTATATCTCCTTTGTTTACTATCTTGATAATATTCCTCAATAACCTCTTTTTGTATTTCATAACCGTTAACCATATCATCAAATAGATAAGACATGTATTTGCTTGTAGTTCCACCTACTCTATAATAATATAATGGCTTATTAATAATTTTTACTCTATTTGCTTTCAATAACATTTCCAAGTTATAGTAAAGGTCTTCTCCTAGAAAACATATTCTCTCTAAATAATTCCCACTAGTTATTAACAACTCTCTCTTATATAACTTTGCAAATAGATTTGCTGGAAATGGATATCCATGAAGGTATGCAACTGCTAACTCATTTTTTATTCTATCGCCATTGTATATCTTATCCTCTTTAAAATATCTACTCTCATTCTTTTGTCTGATGAGTGCATGATTTCCTATTACTTTATACATATTACACACTGTAATATCAATATTATGATGAATGGCTTCATTATATAATATTTCAATAGCATTTTTATCAATCCAATCATCAGCATCAACAAACATTACATATTCAGAACTCGAAGTTATGACGCCTTTCCTCCTTGTAGCAATGCACCCTTCATTATTTTTGTTTATCAAGATTATTCTTTTATCCATCCTACTAAATTTATAACAAATATCTAAACTATTATCGGTTGAGCCATCATTGACTAAAATTAATTCAATATCCTTGAATGTTTGATTAATTACAGATGTTATACATTTTTCTAGTTTCTTTCCTGCATTGTAAATAGGTACAACCACACTTACTTTACTCATAAGAACCTCCGAATAAAACTTTAATTATGTATTAACTCTATAAAAAATTATAACATGTCCTTAATAAGGATTTACTTCATACAATCATTAACAAAATAACCGTTAATGAAGGAAATTCACCTACTGAAAAAAGCGTCAAAGACATGGAGTTGTACTTTGACGCTTCAGAAAATAATAACTATGTGCTTACTTGTGATACGGTTCACCACGGTTAATCCGAAATGCTCGATACACCTGCTCTAATAACACCAATCTCATCAACTGATGGGGTAATGTCATTTTCGAAAATGAAAGTGATTCATTGGAACGCTTCATCACGTCTGAACTTAATCCGAGTGATCCCCCAATTACAAATGCCACTTTACTTTTTCCATATGTAGCAAGGCGATCAAGACTCTCTGCAAATTCTTCTGATGATTTTTGTTTTCCTTCAATCGCTAATGCAATGACATGCGTATCATCTGAAATTTTATCCAGTATACGTATACCTTCTTTATCTTTTACAATTAACATTTCTGCTTCGCTTAAATTTTCCGGCGCTTTTTCATCTGGTAATTCAATGACTTCTACTTTTGCATAAGCAGATAATCGTTTTAAGTATTCTGCAATACCTT
This region includes:
- the rlmH gene encoding 23S rRNA (pseudouridine(1915)-N(3))-methyltransferase RlmH yields the protein MNISIISIGKLKEKYLKQGIAEYLKRLSAYAKVEVIELPDEKAPENLSEAEMLIVKDKEGIRILDKISDDTHVIALAIEGKQKSSEEFAESLDRLATYGKSKVAFVIGGSLGLSSDVMKRSNESLSFSKMTLPHQLMRLVLLEQVYRAFRINRGEPYHK
- a CDS encoding glycosyltransferase, with amino-acid sequence MSKVSVVVPIYNAGKKLEKCITSVINQTFKDIELILVNDGSTDNSLDICYKFSRMDKRIILINKNNEGCIATRRKGVITSSSEYVMFVDADDWIDKNAIEILYNEAIHHNIDITVCNMYKVIGNHALIRQKNESRYFKEDKIYNGDRIKNELAVAYLHGYPFPANLFAKLYKRELLITSGNYLERICFLGEDLYYNLEMLLKANRVKIINKPLYYYRVGGTTSKYMSYLFDDMVNGYEIQKEVIEEYYQDSKQRRYNGISVMLLNTFKTCLTNLFYSGLDKSEIKNKINEFVTNNSIRESLSNKRCQIYFEKDYLDAIAHQNTEFLYKLGKKSFKRERPRKLLFNILSKVC